The Alteromonas stellipolaris genome includes a region encoding these proteins:
- a CDS encoding histidine phosphatase family protein — translation MKEIILIRHGKPLSAHNNKLSAGEFTNWVRQYNQSPLDSAHYPNEKRQFATHHIIASPLKRAQLSANYYMGEPATDVIPELKEMDIPYYRLPLRLRAWHWVLLNRLMWICGKAGRFESFIEAKNRVGKAAHELEKKAEQHAQIVVFGHGMSNRYIRVFLAKRGWEITEKNNGYWGVTRLIKS, via the coding sequence ATGAAGGAAATAATTCTGATCCGGCACGGGAAGCCACTGTCTGCTCACAATAATAAATTAAGTGCAGGCGAATTTACCAATTGGGTTCGCCAATACAATCAGTCACCTTTAGACAGTGCCCATTACCCAAATGAAAAGCGCCAGTTTGCCACACACCATATCATCGCTAGCCCGCTAAAAAGAGCACAGCTTTCAGCGAATTATTATATGGGCGAGCCTGCAACCGATGTTATTCCTGAGCTAAAAGAGATGGATATTCCCTATTACAGGTTGCCACTTAGATTACGAGCTTGGCATTGGGTTTTATTAAACAGGTTAATGTGGATTTGTGGGAAAGCTGGGCGGTTTGAGTCTTTTATTGAGGCTAAAAATCGCGTTGGTAAAGCTGCCCATGAACTCGAAAAGAAAGCCGAACAGCACGCTCAAATTGTTGTGTTTGGACACGGTATGAGTAATCGTTACATTCGTGTTTTTCTGGCTAAAAGAGGCTGGGAAATAACGGAAAAAAATAACGGCTATTGGGGTGTGACTCGTTTAATAAAAAGTTGA